One Oryza brachyantha chromosome 3, ObraRS2, whole genome shotgun sequence DNA segment encodes these proteins:
- the LOC102717422 gene encoding ankyrin repeat and protein kinase domain-containing protein 1-like isoform X1, protein MNDIATRLGFECTINFGGMPPQMEFAMASTDGDVARLKKVVDTMNKDDLESLASVRIQAYGPLFEAAGSGKIDICKYLVEELGFDVNAEATRDSGMTPLFCAVLDGQEIAVRYFLDKGADPNKTDAAGYGPLHEAAKNGHDEIARLLLSKGASVDVLSSEGTPLYVAATNGKSSIVQILLEHHADPNKISADLGTPLAAVLSAAPETLDESECLKCMKLLVKAGADLNCAIPDTPYAIATRKGLTECIAYLSEVSRVANTPTDHDKVSDRDRKANLILHGGNTFAEDDYEGATIFYTEAIKLDPEDGTLYSNRSLCHLKSGRAQEALLDATDCIRLKPECTKGYYRKGSALMSLKDYKEACSAFLDGVKLDPEDDGIQSAF, encoded by the exons ATGAACGACATCGCCACCCGCCTCGGGTTCGAGTGTACCATTA atTTTGGCGGGATGCCACCGCAGATGGAGTTCGCCATGGCGAGTACGGATGGCGACGTCGCGCGCCTCAAGA AGGTGGTGGATACCATGAACAAGGATGATCTGGAATCGCTTGCCTCCGTGAGGATACAAGCGTATGGGCCACTGTTTGAGGCAGCAGGCTCGGGAAAAATTGATATCTGCAAGTACTTGGTGGAGGAGCTCGGGTTTGATGTCAATGCTGAGGCTACTCGTGACTCAG GCATGACACCTTTGTTTTGTGCTGTGTTGGATGGACAAGAGATTGCTGTGAGGTATTTTCTTGACAAAGGTGCTGATCCTAACAAGACAGATGCAGCAGGCTATGGCCCTCTTCATGAAGCTGCAAAAAACG GACATGATGAAATAGCACGATTGCTGTTATCTAAAGGAGCAAGTGTTGATGTATTATCTTCTGAAGGGACACCACTTTATGTTGCTGCCACTAATGGGAAATCTAGCATTGTGCAGATTTTATTAGAGCACCATGCAGAT CCAAACAAGATCTCAGCAGATTTAGGTACACCTCTGGCTGCAGTTCTTTCTGCCGCTCCTGAAACACTGGATGAATCTGAGTGTTTGAAGTGCATGAAGCTCCTTGTCAAG GCTGGTGCTGATTTAAATTGTGCAATTCCTGATACCCCATATGCGATAGCAACTAGAAAAGGCTTAACTGAGTGTATTGCATACTTGTCGGAGGTCAGCAGAGTTGCCAATACTCCAACCGATCAT GACAAAGTAAGTGACAGGGACAGAAAAGCTAATCTGATACTGCATGGTGGAAACACATTTGCGGAGGACGACTATGAAGGTGCAACCATATTCTACACTGAG GCAATCAAACTGGATCCTGAAGATGGTACACTGTATTCAAACAGGAGCCTTTGCCATCTGAAAAGTGGTAGAGCGCAGGAGGCTTTGCTGGATGCTACTGATTGCATAAGACTGAAGCCTGAGTGTACTAAAGGTTACTATCGGAAAGGATCTGCCCTCATGTCACTCAAG GATTACAAGGAAGCTTGTAGTGCATTCTTGGATGGAGTGAAGCTCGATCCTGAAGATGATGGTATTCAGAGTGCATTTTG A
- the LOC102717145 gene encoding probable galacturonosyltransferase-like 1 → MKRKMSRTPLIVLLLVCAAAAAALPEYREAPHFTNSAAAQCPTPLPATDADAACSPHAAVHVAMTLDASYLRGTMAAVLSVLRHASCPESVHFHFLAAAGGASGSGSSSDAVRELRDTVRASFPSLAFRVYPFDESRVSGLISTSIRGALDRPLNYARSYLASTLPSCVRRVVYLDSDVVLTDDIAALAATPLPGETAVAAPEYCGANFTAYFTPGFWGSPALSETFAGRRACYFNTGVMVLDLSRWRRAGYTAQIEEWMELQKRVRIYELGSLPPFLLVFAGRIAAVDHRWNQHGLGGDNYRGLCRGLHAGAVSLLHWSGKGKPWDRLDAGRPCPLDAVWSKYDLLRPAAGIESS, encoded by the coding sequence ATGAAGCGAAAGATGTCGCGGACTCCTCTCATCGTCTTGCTGCTGgtctgcgcggcggcggcggcggccctgCCGGAGTACAGGGAGGCGCCGCACTTCAccaactcggcggcggcgcagtgcccgacgccgctgccggcgacgGACGCGGACGCGGCGTGCTCGCCGCACGCGGCGGTGCACGTGGCCATGACGCTGGACGCGTCCTACCTGAGGGGGACCATGGCCGCGGTGCTCTCCGTGCTGCGCCACGCCTCCTGCCCGGAGTCCGTCCACTTCCACTtcctcgccgcggccggcggcgcgtcgggcTCCGGCTCCTCCTCGGACGCGGTGCGGGAGCTGAGGGACACCGTCCGCGCGTCGTTCCCGTCGCTGGCGTTCCGGGTGTACCCGTTCGACGAGTCCCGCGTCTCCGGGCTCATCTCCACCTCCATCCGCGGCGCGCTCGACCGCCCGCTCAACTACGCCCGCTCCTACCTCGCCTCCACGCTCCCCTCATgcgtccgccgcgtcgtctaCCTCGACTCCGACGTCGTCCTCACCGACGAcatcgccgcgctcgccgcgacgccgcTCCCGGGGGAGACGGCCGTCGCGGCGCCCGAGTACTGCGGCGCCAACTTCACCGCCTACTTCACGCCGGGATTCTGGGGTAGCCCCGCGCTGTCGGAGACGTTCGCCGGGCGGCGCGCCTGCTACTTCAACACGGGGGTGATGGTGCTCGACCtgtcgcggtggcggcgcgccggcTACACGGCGCAGATCGAGGAGTGGATGGAGCTCCAGAAGCGGGTGCGCATCTACGAGCTGGGCTCGCTCCCGCCGTTCCTCCTCGTGTTCGCCGGCCGCATCGCCGCGGTCGACCACCGCTGGAACCAGcacggcctcggcggcgacaACTACCGCGGCCTCTGCCGCGGCCtgcacgccggcgccgtcagCCTGCTGCACTGGAGCGGCAAGGGGAAGCCGTGGGACAGGCTCGATGCCGGGAGGCCGTGCCCGCTCGACGCCGTCTGGTCCAAGTACGACCTgctccggccggccgccgggaTCGAGAGCTCGTGA
- the LOC102717422 gene encoding ankyrin repeat and protein kinase domain-containing protein 1-like isoform X3, whose amino-acid sequence MNDIATRLGFECTINFGGMPPQMEFAMASTDGDVARLKKVVDTMNKDDLESLASVRIQAYGPLFEAAGSGKIDICKYLVEELGFDVNAEATRDSGMTPLFCAVLDGQEIAVRYFLDKGADPNKTDAAGYGPLHEAAKNGHDEIARLLLSKGASVDVLSSEGTPLYVAATNGKSSIVQILLEHHADPNKISADLGTPLAAVLSAAPETLDESECLKCMKLLVKAGADLNCAIPDTPYAIATRKGLTECIAYLSEVSRVANTPTDHDKVSDRDRKANLILHGGNTFAEDDYEGATIFYTEAIKLDPEDGTLYSNRSLCHLKSGRAQEALLDATDCIRLKPECTKGYYRKGSALMSLKDYKEACSAFLDGVKLDPEDDGIQSAFWVAAKAMKDEYISRNACGQVD is encoded by the exons ATGAACGACATCGCCACCCGCCTCGGGTTCGAGTGTACCATTA atTTTGGCGGGATGCCACCGCAGATGGAGTTCGCCATGGCGAGTACGGATGGCGACGTCGCGCGCCTCAAGA AGGTGGTGGATACCATGAACAAGGATGATCTGGAATCGCTTGCCTCCGTGAGGATACAAGCGTATGGGCCACTGTTTGAGGCAGCAGGCTCGGGAAAAATTGATATCTGCAAGTACTTGGTGGAGGAGCTCGGGTTTGATGTCAATGCTGAGGCTACTCGTGACTCAG GCATGACACCTTTGTTTTGTGCTGTGTTGGATGGACAAGAGATTGCTGTGAGGTATTTTCTTGACAAAGGTGCTGATCCTAACAAGACAGATGCAGCAGGCTATGGCCCTCTTCATGAAGCTGCAAAAAACG GACATGATGAAATAGCACGATTGCTGTTATCTAAAGGAGCAAGTGTTGATGTATTATCTTCTGAAGGGACACCACTTTATGTTGCTGCCACTAATGGGAAATCTAGCATTGTGCAGATTTTATTAGAGCACCATGCAGAT CCAAACAAGATCTCAGCAGATTTAGGTACACCTCTGGCTGCAGTTCTTTCTGCCGCTCCTGAAACACTGGATGAATCTGAGTGTTTGAAGTGCATGAAGCTCCTTGTCAAG GCTGGTGCTGATTTAAATTGTGCAATTCCTGATACCCCATATGCGATAGCAACTAGAAAAGGCTTAACTGAGTGTATTGCATACTTGTCGGAGGTCAGCAGAGTTGCCAATACTCCAACCGATCAT GACAAAGTAAGTGACAGGGACAGAAAAGCTAATCTGATACTGCATGGTGGAAACACATTTGCGGAGGACGACTATGAAGGTGCAACCATATTCTACACTGAG GCAATCAAACTGGATCCTGAAGATGGTACACTGTATTCAAACAGGAGCCTTTGCCATCTGAAAAGTGGTAGAGCGCAGGAGGCTTTGCTGGATGCTACTGATTGCATAAGACTGAAGCCTGAGTGTACTAAAGGTTACTATCGGAAAGGATCTGCCCTCATGTCACTCAAG GATTACAAGGAAGCTTGTAGTGCATTCTTGGATGGAGTGAAGCTCGATCCTGAAGATGATGGTATTCAGAGTGCATTTTG GGTGGCAGCTAAAGCAATGAAGGATGAATATATTAGCCGAAATGCGTGTGGCCAAGTTGATTAG
- the LOC102717422 gene encoding ankyrin repeat and protein kinase domain-containing protein 1-like isoform X2: MNKDDLESLASVRIQAYGPLFEAAGSGKIDICKYLVEELGFDVNAEATRDSGMTPLFCAVLDGQEIAVRYFLDKGADPNKTDAAGYGPLHEAAKNGHDEIARLLLSKGASVDVLSSEGTPLYVAATNGKSSIVQILLEHHADPNKISADLGTPLAAVLSAAPETLDESECLKCMKLLVKAGADLNCAIPDTPYAIATRKGLTECIAYLSEVSRVANTPTDHDKVSDRDRKANLILHGGNTFAEDDYEGATIFYTEAIKLDPEDGTLYSNRSLCHLKSGRAQEALLDATDCIRLKPECTKGYYRKGSALMSLKDYKEACSAFLDGVKLDPEDDGIQSAFWVAAKAMKDEYISRNACGQVD, from the exons ATGAACAAGGATGATCTGGAATCGCTTGCCTCCGTGAGGATACAAGCGTATGGGCCACTGTTTGAGGCAGCAGGCTCGGGAAAAATTGATATCTGCAAGTACTTGGTGGAGGAGCTCGGGTTTGATGTCAATGCTGAGGCTACTCGTGACTCAG GCATGACACCTTTGTTTTGTGCTGTGTTGGATGGACAAGAGATTGCTGTGAGGTATTTTCTTGACAAAGGTGCTGATCCTAACAAGACAGATGCAGCAGGCTATGGCCCTCTTCATGAAGCTGCAAAAAACG GACATGATGAAATAGCACGATTGCTGTTATCTAAAGGAGCAAGTGTTGATGTATTATCTTCTGAAGGGACACCACTTTATGTTGCTGCCACTAATGGGAAATCTAGCATTGTGCAGATTTTATTAGAGCACCATGCAGAT CCAAACAAGATCTCAGCAGATTTAGGTACACCTCTGGCTGCAGTTCTTTCTGCCGCTCCTGAAACACTGGATGAATCTGAGTGTTTGAAGTGCATGAAGCTCCTTGTCAAG GCTGGTGCTGATTTAAATTGTGCAATTCCTGATACCCCATATGCGATAGCAACTAGAAAAGGCTTAACTGAGTGTATTGCATACTTGTCGGAGGTCAGCAGAGTTGCCAATACTCCAACCGATCAT GACAAAGTAAGTGACAGGGACAGAAAAGCTAATCTGATACTGCATGGTGGAAACACATTTGCGGAGGACGACTATGAAGGTGCAACCATATTCTACACTGAG GCAATCAAACTGGATCCTGAAGATGGTACACTGTATTCAAACAGGAGCCTTTGCCATCTGAAAAGTGGTAGAGCGCAGGAGGCTTTGCTGGATGCTACTGATTGCATAAGACTGAAGCCTGAGTGTACTAAAGGTTACTATCGGAAAGGATCTGCCCTCATGTCACTCAAG GATTACAAGGAAGCTTGTAGTGCATTCTTGGATGGAGTGAAGCTCGATCCTGAAGATGATGGTATTCAGAGTGCATTTTG GGTGGCAGCTAAAGCAATGAAGGATGAATATATTAGCCGAAATGCGTGTGGCCAAGTTGATTAG
- the LOC102711789 gene encoding phosphomethylpyrimidine synthase, chloroplastic, with protein MASCLAVASEIQKMAALQPSFSSAMAMKNLKFPKTALLPCFGSIARPQDVQDRNANFNCSRPKAASVTDHSTAEPAKPRQSKHTVDPAAPEFLPLPSFEECFPRSTKESREIVHEESGHVLKVPFRRIHLTGDEKHFDTYDTSGPQNISPRTGLPKIRKEWIDRREKLGGPRYTQMYYAKQGIITEEMLYCATRENLSPEFVRSEVARGRAIIPSNKRHLELEPMIVGRNFLVKVNANIGNSAVVSSIEEEVHKLQWATMWGADTVMDLSTGRHIHETREWILRNSSVPIGTVPIYQALEKVNGIAENLSWEIFRDTLIEQAEQGVDYFTIHAGVLLRYIPLTAKRMTGIVSRGGSIHAKWCLTYHKENFAYEHWDEILDICNQYDVSLSIGDGLRPGSIYDANDSAQFAELLTQGELTRRAWAKDVQVMNEGPGHIPMHKIPENMEKQLEWCNEAPFYTLGPLTTDIAPGYDHITSAIGAANIGALGTALLCYVTPKEHLGLPNRDDVKTGVISYKIAAHAADLAKGHPYAQAWDDTLSKARFEFRWLDQFALSLDPVTAMSFHDETLPSEGAKVAHFCSMCGPKFCSMKITEDIRKYADEHGYGTVEEAVIEGMNAMSAEFLAARKTISGEQHGEAGGEIYVPESYTARK; from the exons ATGGCGTCCTGCTTGGCGGTAGCATCGGAGATACAG AAAATGGCTGCACTGCAACCCTCATTCTCATCAGCAATGGCTATGAAAAATCTGAAGTTCCCCAAAACTGCACTTTTACCTTGCTTTGGTAGTATTGCACGTCCTCAAGATGTGCAGGACAGGAATGCTAACTTCAATTGTTCAAGGCCTAAAGCAGCTTCAGTGACTGACCATTCAACAGCAGAGCCAGCAAAACCCAGGCAAAGCAAGCACACTGTTGATCCTGCAGCTCCAGAGTTTCTGCCACTCCCATCATTTGAAGAATGCTTTCCAAGGAGCACAAAAGAATCCAG GGAAATTGTGCATGAGGAATCTGGTCATGTCCTCAAGGTCCCGTTTAGGAGAATCCATTTGACTGGAGATGAGAAGCATTTTGACACATATGACACCAGCGGTCCTCAAAACATTAGCCCACGGACTG gaCTTCCAAAGATAAGAAAGGAATGGATTGACAGGAGGGAGAAGTTAGGTGGTCCTCGATACACACAAATGTATTATGCTAAGCAGGGAATCATAACAGAGGAGATGCTATACTGTGCCACACGTGAGAACCTTAGTCCTGAATTCGTCCGGTCAGAGGTTGCTCGTGGACGAGCTATAATTCCTTCCAACAAGAGGCACCTGGAATTGGAACCAATGATTGTTGGACGGAATTTCCTTGTAAAAGTGAACGCAAACATTGGGAACTCAGCTGTTGTGAGCTCCATTGAGGAGGAAGTTCACAAACTCCAGTGGGCTACAATGTGGGGAGCTGATACTGTCATGGACCTTTCAACAGGGCGTCATATCCACGAGACCCGGGAATGGATCCTTCGCAATTCTTCAGTTCCTATTGGGACGGTTCCTATTTACCAAGCACTTGAGAAAGTTAATGGTATTGCTGAAAATCTGAGCTGGGAAATCTTTAGAGATACTCTAATTGAACAAGCTGAGCAGGGTGTTGATTACTTCACAATCCATGCTGGTGTACTCCTTCGTTACATTCCTCTTACAGCAAAGAGAATGACTGGCATAGTTTCACGTGGTGGTTCTATCCATGCAAAATGGTGCCTAACATATCATAAGGAGAACTTTGCCTATGAACACTGGGATGAAATTCTTGACATTTGCAATCAGTATGATGTTTCATTATCCATTGGTGATGGTTTGAGGCCAGGTTCTATTTATGATGCAAATGATAGTGCTCAGTTTGCAGAATTGCTGACTCAAGGGGAACTCACACGCCGAGCTTGGGCGAAAGACGTGCAG GTGATGAATGAAGGTCCAGGGCACATTCCGATGCATAAAATTCCTGAAAACATGGAGAAGCAACTGGAGTGGTGCAATGAAGCACCTTTCTACACACTGGGCCCACTGACAACTGATATTGCACCTGGTTATGATCACATCACCTCAGCCATTGGTGCTGCCAACATTGGGGCTCTTGGCACTGCACTTCTTTGTTATGTAACACCAAAGGAGCACCTTGGATTGCCCAACCGTGATGATGTTAAGACAGGCGTGATATCCTATAAAATTGCTGCTCATGCTGCTGATTTGGCAAAGGGCCATCCCTATGCACAAGCATGGGATGATACACTAAGCAAGGCGAGATTTGAGTTTAGATGGTTGGATCAATTTGCTTTATCTCTGGATCCTGTAACCGCCATGTCTTTTCATGATGAAACATTACCATCTGAGGGTGCCAAAGTAGCACATTTCTGCTCAATGTGTGGCCCAAAGTTTTGTTCAATGAAAATCACAGAggatattagaaaatatgctGATGAACATGGTTATGGGACAGTGGAAGAAGCTGTAATAGAGGGAATGAATGCTATGAGTGCTGAGTTTTTGGCTGCAAGGAAAACAATCAGTGGGGAACAACATGGTGAAGCTGGAGGGGAGATCTATGTTCCAGAAAGCTATACAGCTCGCAAATAA